Genomic segment of Sphingopyxis sp. QXT-31:
GCATCGCGTCGTTCATATAGATGCCCGACGGCAGCGGCTTCGCCTCGTGGCTCGAGGCGATGGCGGAGGAATAGATGGTCTCGTTGAGATGCGTCATCTCGACGAGCTTGTCCTTGATGTGGCTCGCCGCCTCAGCGCCGTTGTAATCGGCGACCTGCGCCGCAGCGCCGACCATCACGTCGCCGAGCCCGGTTTTGCACACATAAGAGGCGCGATGATAAGCGGTGAAGCGCGCGACCATGTCCTGCGCATACTCATATTCGCCGTCCATCAGCACATGGTCGTGCGGGATGAAGACATTGTCGAAGACGACGAGCACCTCCTGCCCGCCGAAGCGCGCATTGCCCTGATCGATGTCGCCCGCCTCCATCGCGCGCGTGTCGCACGACTGGCGGCCGTAGATATAGGTGATGCCGGTGGCGTCGCCGGGGACGAGGCCGACGATCGCGAAATCGCGGTCGGCCTCGCCCATGTTCATCGTCGGCATGACGCAGATCCAGTGCGAGTTCAGCCCGCCGGTCATATGCGCCTTGGCGCCGGTGACATAGACGCCCGCCTCGGTGCGCCTCACGACGTGCAGGAACATGTCGGGGTCGGCCTGTTCGTGCGGACGTTTCGAGCGGTCGCCCTTGGGATCGGTCATACCCGCACCGATGATGATGTTCGCGCGCTGGGCGTGCGCCATGAAGTCGAGGTAGCGCCGGTGGTAGGGCGTGCCGTGCTTCGCATCGATGTCGAAGGTGATCGAATGGAGTACGCTGATCGTGTCGAGCCCGGCGCAGCGCTGGAAGCAGGTGCCGGTGAGCTGGCCCATCTTGCGCTGCATGCGGTTCTTCATGACCAGGTCCTGCGGCGACCCGACGATGTGGAGGAAGCGGTTCACCGGCGCGTCGATGAGGTCGCTGTGCGCGGTCGCGAGTTCGGGATCGGCGAGCGCGAGGTCGTAGGTCATCTTGAGCGCGTTGATCGAGGGGCGGATGATCGGATGGTCGACGGGTTCCTCGACGCGCTCGCCGAAGAGCCAGACCTCGACCCCGCGGTTCCGCAGCGAGGCGACATAATCGTCGCCGGTGACGATGGGGCGGAAGCGCGACCAGCGGTCGGCGGCGGATTCCTCGCGGGGGTGGATGGGCATGGGCAGTCTCCCGATATGTCTATCTTTACGCCTATCGTGGATGGGGGGCGGTAAAACAGGGCATGACAGGCGAGGAAAACTCACCATAATGCGCAAGCATCATGGCGACGATCGACGGCTATTATTTCTGGGTGTGCACCAAAGGCGCCGAGCGCAGGGGCAAGCGCATCGGCGCGCTGGTCGCGGGGACGGGACTGGACCCCCGGGATTTTACGCGGCCGGGGTGGCGCGGGTCCGCCGAGGCGATGGCGCGGCTGGTGCGCAACGTCTGGGCGAGCCTGGACGACGAATATATGGGCTATACCGCGCGGCGGGTGCGGCCGGGGAGCTTTGCCTTTGCGTGCGAGCTGGCGCTGGAGGGAGCGAGCGTCGCCGACGGGCTGGCGCGCGCGGCGCGTTTCTACAACCTGCTGGGCGCGGGGATCGGCACCGGGGTGCGATCGGTGCCCGCGGGGCTGGAGATCGAGGTGCGCTTCGAGCGGCCCGCGCTCGACCCCGACCATTATTTCGCCGAATTCTGGATGATCATCTGGCACCGCCTCGCCTGCTGGCTGGCGGGGGAGACGATCTCGCTGCTGTCGGCCGAGTTCGATTATCCGCGGCCGGATGCCTATTTCGAGGAGTTCAAATATCTCTTTCCGTGCCGCCACCGCTTCGACGGCGAGCGCCGCCGGATCGTGATGGACGCGCATGCGCTGCACGCGCCGGTGCGGCGCACCGCGGCGGAACTGGAAGCGATGCTGGCGGCGGCGCCGCTCGACATCATGACCATCCCCGCGAGCGACGCGAGCGTCGCGCGGCAAGTCCGGCAATTTCTGACGCGCGGACCCGATTTGACCCTGGACGAGCTGGCGCATGCGACCGGGCTGTCGCCGCATAAGCTACGGCGATTGCTCCGCGAAGAGGGCACCACGTTGGCGACGATCCGCGAGAATGTGCGGCGCGACAAGGCGATGCGGCTGCTGACGCGCGGCAATGCGACGGTCGAGGCGATCGCCGAGACGCTGGGCTATGCCGAGGCACGGAGCTTCACGCGCGCGTTCCGGCAGTGGACGGGGAAGTCGCCTTCGGCGTGGCGGGCGGGGGGATGAGGTTTGGGGGTGGAGCCGACTCCTCTTCTCCCCTCCCGCAGGCGGGAGGGGCAGCGAGACTTGCGAGCTTGCTCGTTAGTCGCAGCGGGGTGGGCCATGGCAACGTCGCTGCCCACCCCCGACCCCTCCCGCCTGCGGGAGGGGAGATCAGCATCTTCGCCCGAGAACTAGCTCCCCCCTCCCCTACACATGCCGATGACATAGTCGACGATCATCCGGTCGCGCTGGGAGGACGGCGGGCCGAGGACGCCTTGGGCGTGCGCGGGCAGATGGTCGACCGCGCCCTTGGCGCCCTCGCCGAAGACATAATGGTCGAACCAGGTGCGCCACGCCTCGCGCTCGGCGTCGGGCAGTTCGCGGATCGAGTGCATCGCGAGCATGAGTGCCGCGAAAGGGAAACGGTCGGCGCGCTGGCCGAACCAGTAGTTGACCAGCACGTTGAGCGCGCCGGTGCTGCGCACATGGTGCCACCACATCGGCGGCATGAACAGCGCGTCGCCGGGGGCGAGGTCGGCGACCAGCTTGTGGCGCGCGGCCTCGGCGTAGAGCGGATAGCGCGCGTGATCGGGGTGGTCGGGGTCGACCATGCTGGTCGGCTGGCCCGCGATGGTGCGTTCGACGGGGCCGACATAGAGATTCGAAATCTGCTCGGGCGGAAAGAGCGAGAAGCGGCGGCGGCCCGCGACGACGACCGCGATGTTCGAGGCCATGTCGTAATGCGGCGCGATGCGGCTGGCGTTGCCGACCCAGATGCGCGGGGGCACGCCGGTGTCGATCGGCAGCGGGTTTTCGGCGGCGAAGCTCGCGACGCTGTCGGCGGTCGGGACCGATCCGGCGTAGAGCGTCGCGGGCGCGGGGTCGGCGGCGAGCGCGAGCAGCCGTTCGACGAGCGCCCGCATCGGCATCGTCTCACTGCGGAAATTCACCCCGCGCATGTCGTCCGTGTAGAAATAGCGGCCGCCGGTCTCGGGCGGGCCGACGAGAACGGTCAGCGGCTTGCCATTGTCGCGCGCGGCTAGATAGCTCGCGATGGCTGCGTCGCCCTGCGCTGCGGCGGCGGCGGCGGGCCAGCGGGCGGCGAGGCCGCGGACGACGAAGGGGCGCTCGGCGGCGGCGACCGATTTGGCGATGGCGGCGGGGTTGCCGTCCTTTTCCTCGACCGTCTGTTCCGTCACGCGCTCATGCCTCAAATGATAT
This window contains:
- a CDS encoding 4-hydroxyphenylacetate 3-hydroxylase family protein, with product MPIHPREESAADRWSRFRPIVTGDDYVASLRNRGVEVWLFGERVEEPVDHPIIRPSINALKMTYDLALADPELATAHSDLIDAPVNRFLHIVGSPQDLVMKNRMQRKMGQLTGTCFQRCAGLDTISVLHSITFDIDAKHGTPYHRRYLDFMAHAQRANIIIGAGMTDPKGDRSKRPHEQADPDMFLHVVRRTEAGVYVTGAKAHMTGGLNSHWICVMPTMNMGEADRDFAIVGLVPGDATGITYIYGRQSCDTRAMEAGDIDQGNARFGGQEVLVVFDNVFIPHDHVLMDGEYEYAQDMVARFTAYHRASYVCKTGLGDVMVGAAAQVADYNGAEAASHIKDKLVEMTHLNETIYSSAIASSHEAKPLPSGIYMNDAMLANVCKHNVTRFPYEISRLAQDLAGGIMVTMPSDADFKNEQIGPILEKYMKGKHNVPVEYRQRILRLIENMTLGRNAVGYLTESMHGAGSPQAQRIQILRGMQVEKKKSLARDLAGIAEE
- a CDS encoding AraC family transcriptional regulator, whose product is MATIDGYYFWVCTKGAERRGKRIGALVAGTGLDPRDFTRPGWRGSAEAMARLVRNVWASLDDEYMGYTARRVRPGSFAFACELALEGASVADGLARAARFYNLLGAGIGTGVRSVPAGLEIEVRFERPALDPDHYFAEFWMIIWHRLACWLAGETISLLSAEFDYPRPDAYFEEFKYLFPCRHRFDGERRRIVMDAHALHAPVRRTAAELEAMLAAAPLDIMTIPASDASVARQVRQFLTRGPDLTLDELAHATGLSPHKLRRLLREEGTTLATIRENVRRDKAMRLLTRGNATVEAIAETLGYAEARSFTRAFRQWTGKSPSAWRAGG
- a CDS encoding cupin-like domain-containing protein, whose translation is MTEQTVEEKDGNPAAIAKSVAAAERPFVVRGLAARWPAAAAAAQGDAAIASYLAARDNGKPLTVLVGPPETGGRYFYTDDMRGVNFRSETMPMRALVERLLALAADPAPATLYAGSVPTADSVASFAAENPLPIDTGVPPRIWVGNASRIAPHYDMASNIAVVVAGRRRFSLFPPEQISNLYVGPVERTIAGQPTSMVDPDHPDHARYPLYAEAARHKLVADLAPGDALFMPPMWWHHVRSTGALNVLVNYWFGQRADRFPFAALMLAMHSIRELPDAEREAWRTWFDHYVFGEGAKGAVDHLPAHAQGVLGPPSSQRDRMIVDYVIGMCRGGGS